From the genome of Halobacteriovorax marinus SJ:
GATGAAATCGTAGGTAAGCATCATAGAATTTTCTGTGACGGTGACTATGTTAAAACTTCTGAATATGAGAATTTCTGGGCAGATCTTAGAAAAGGAAATCCATGTAGTGGTAGATTTAAAAGATTTGATAAAGATCATAACACTATTTGGTTACAAGCAACATATAATCCAAATTTCGATAATATGGGTGTTCCTTGTGGTGTAACAAAATTTGGTGCAGATATTAGTACTCAGGTTGAAGTTGAGGAAACAGTAACGAAGCTCTCTGAGGAGTTTACAAATAATACTAGAGATATATCTTCTAAGGCCACAGATGTTGCGACAGGAGCTCAGGCCCTAGGTGCTACAACAGAGGAGATGAATGCTTCTATCGAAGAGTTGACTGCTTCAATTAACGCTATTGCCGAAAACTCTAAGAATACAGATGCTGTAGCAAAGACGACACATCATGAAGCTGAAACTGGCGCTCAAGCAATTGCTAAGGCCATTGAGTCAATGGATTTAATTAGTAAATCTTCAGAAGATATTAGCGAAATTGTAAAAGTTATAAGTGAGATTGCTAATCAAACGAACTTACTCGCATTCAATGCTGCAATTGAGGCGGCGAGAGCTGGGGAGCATGGTTTAGGTTTTTCAGTTGTTGCGGATGAGGTGAGAAAGCTTGCTGAGAGATCTTCACAAGCTACAAAGGAAATATCAAAACTAATTAACGAAAGTGTTAAAAGAATATCTCAGGGGAGTGAAATCTCTAAGCAAGCAGGTGTTGCTTTTGGAAAAATTGTTGAAGGTGTTAATAAGACAACTCAGGCCATCTCAGAAGTATCTTGTGCCGCTGAGGAGCAATTGGTTGCGGCCAGAGAGATAAGCTCTGCAATTCAAGAAGTTGCTGAACAGACTGAAACATCAGCCTCGGCATCAGATTCAATTGCAAGTGCTACAAGAGAGCTCTCAGAAGGTGCTATTGAGTTGAAGAGAACTGTAGATAAGTTCAAGGTTGCGTAAGTATGATGTCTTTACCGATAGAAGACCTCACTGATTCCAATTTAAAGAGTGTCATCTCCTTCGTTCATAGTGCTACTGGGATTACTATCCCAGAGCACAAAAAGACAATGATACAAAGAAGATTATCTCCTAGATTAAAGTTTCATTCTTTAACAAGTTATAGTGATTACTTAAAGCTTGTTAAATCTGATTCTGAAGAAATGGTTCAATTTATTAATATGGTTACAACAAACGAGACAAACTTCTTTAGAACTGAAAGAGTTTGGGAATATTTTGAATGTACCTTTCTTCCTAGCTTTCTTGAAATGAATCCCGGAAAGACTTTAAAAGTTTGGTCTGCAGCCGCTTCTACGGGCGAAGAAGGGTATAGTATTGGTATGTGCTGCGAGGACTTTAAAAGGAGACAGTCAACTTCATTTGATTACTCTGTTCTTGGAACTGATATTTCTAGTCGTGTGATTGATTTGGCCACTAGTGGTCGCTATAGTGGTCGAAATATTGATAATATTAAAAAGAAGTCTATAGACCGCTTTAATCGGTTTTTTAATAAAGTCGGAGATCAACACATTGTATCTTCGATATTAAGATCTAAGGTTTCTTTTGCTACTCATAATTTATTCAATACTCTAAAGAGTGATGAGTTATTTGATATCGTCTTTTTAAGAAATGTATTAATTTATTTTTCTACTGAAGACCAAAAGAAAGTTATCCATCATCTGATTAAAAAGATGGCACCTGGTGCGATCCTAGTTGTTGGAGAGTCTGAATCATTATCAAACTTAAATACCGAACTTGAGTTCATTTCACCTCTTATTTATAGGAAGAGAGTTTAATTTGGCACTGAAGATTGTACACGTGAAAATTGGAGAAGTTAAAGTCGCGAGAGGTGAAGAGCTTCTCAAGGCAACGCTTGGTTCTTGCGTAGGAATCTCATTCTTCGATACGAAGACTTCAAGATGTGCATTGGCCCATTGTTTACTTCCAACTTCAAATGGGGGCTACGGCATTGGTGCAAAGTATGTAAATCAAGCGATGGATTCATTAGTGGCGTTAATGAAAGTGAGAGGCAGAGAGCAGAGTGACTTTATTGTTTCATATGCTGGTGGTGCCAATATGATGAACCAAATTGCTCACAATAGAGATAATGAAATTGGTTATAAGAATTTAATGAAATTAAAAGAAATATTGTCTAGCTATGATTTTAAAGTGAAAGAGCTTGATTGTGGAGATCATTGTGGAAGACAGATGAGTATATTAAGTCCAACTGGTGAAGTTCAGGTTATGAGACTTGACGAGGGTTAAGCTATGGAAGCTCTTAGTAGTAATGAAATAATTGAAAACTATATTGAAAAATTAATTTACGGCTCATTTAAAGTTGGCTCGATGGAAGTTGCTCTAGATGTAAAATTAGTTCAAGAAGTCGTTAATTATCCTGAGACTGTGACTAAGATGCCTCTGCCAACACCATATCTAGAAGGTATTTTTAATTTAAGAGGGGCGATTATTCCTATCGTTAATTTAAGAGAACTCTTAGGTCTTGGGGAAATTGAAATTACAGGAACAGAGAAAGTTGCCATCGTTGAATGTCAAGGTGCGAAGATAGGTCTAGTCTTTGATTCTACAAGTGAAATCTTACGAATTTCAAAAGAAGATATAGTTCCTCACTCAAAAGAGAATGCTCAAGATGCATTTATGTCTGGCTGTATAAAGTTACATGAAGACTCGAGAATGTTGCATGTTCTGAATATAGATTCACTTGTCAAAATTTCAAATATTTCTGACTTACTAACAAAGCAAAAAATAAGCACAGGAGTTCTAACACATAAGGATTTCCAGAGAAATATGAAGAAATGTATTTCTTTCTCTGTTGGAAGCTTGCAAATGAGTTTTGAGATAACTGGAATTAATGAAGTCATTAAAGTTACTGAGTTAAAAGAGAGCCATGTCCAGTGTGATTTATGTCTTGGGGTGGTTGAGTTAAGAGGCCTAGTGATACCTATTATAGATATTAACTTCTATCTCGAAGGGACGGGTTATAGATTATCAGATGTTGTAGATCAAAAAATCATTATTTTAAGAAATCAAGAGATTTGCATTGGTCTTCTTGTAGACTCTGTGGAGAGCATTCTCTCTTTTTCAGAAAACGATCTTATGCCAATCCCTATTTTTAGAGAGAAATATAAAGAGCTATTTGCTGGATGTATTTCCAAAGAAGGCGAAGGGGATATTGTCTTATTAGATCATCGAGTTATTCTAGATAATCCTGAAATTATAGAAATCTCTAAAGGTCATGATCTTATCTATAATAAAGATTATAAAGATGAAAACTCACAGAGAAAGCAAGTTATCAATCAGTCTTTCATTTCATTTACTCTGGGTGATATGTATGGATTTGAAATAGGAGATATTAGAGAGATCATTAGTTATCCCAAAGAAATTTCTCCAAGCCCTGGGGCATCCTCTTACATAAAAGGCGTTTTAAATCTTCGAGGAGATGCCGTTACTATTGTAGATACTAGAAAGCTATACTCTATGAATAGTGTTGAAATTGACTACGAAAAATCTAAGATTTTAATTTTTGAGGCCGGCGAGAAATTAGTAGGGCTTATTGTTGATTCTCTAGAGAGTATTGTAACGATAGATATAAACTCTAAAATTATTTTGCCAAAGATTGTAACTAGGGATCTTGAATCTAAGTTTGGAAAAGACCTTAAAGAAGTGATTACTTACAACGCCGGGGAAGAGAAGGACCGTGTGTTAACAGTTTTAAATGTCGAAAATATTGCTTTGCGTTTTTAGTTTGATGTATCAAACTTTATTAACTCTATGATATGAACTCTCTAATTAGAGGAGAGTTCAATGTCTAAATTTCTATACCTATTATTATTAATACCATCTTTAATAAATGCTGCGGCGATTCCTGAGAATGGCCTCTTAAGACCTGTAAGTGCAAAATCTAACAGCGAAGAGAAAATCTTCAATACTTTAATTGATAAAGTAGAGAAGGCCTATAGACCCTATATAGAATCTTACTCCAAGGAATTTAATGTAGAGAGATATTGGGATGACCCTAAGGTTAATGCTGCTGCTTGGATTAAGGGAGATTCCTACAACTTTAAAATCTATGGTGGCCTATTTAGGTTTGAGACTATTTCTCATGATGCCTTTCTCTTAGTTGCTTGCCATGAAGTAGGGCATCTGATTGGAGGAGCCCCTACGTATAAACCTTTTAATGATGGGAGTTCAGAAGGACAGGCCGATTATTTTTCTATTACTAAATGCTTTAGAAAAGTGGTCAGAGGAGAAGACCACAAGAAGACTTTAAGAGGGAAGAGTTTAGAACCTCTTGCTATAAAGGAGTGCGAGTTAAGTTTTTCTAAGAAGAGTGAAGACTATCAAATATGTCTAAGATCATCTGTTGCAATAAAAGATATGGCAAAAACGCTAAAGGCCATTTCAAATATATCTGAAGTGCCAAGTATCAATACTCCAGATCCTTATGAGAGAATGTTTATTATTTTCAATGGCTACCCAAATCCACAGTGCCGTATCGACACACTCTTTGCTGGAAGTTTATGTAATGTTTCAGAGGAAGAGGAGAACGATTTCTATTTAAAACTCTATAATAAAGGAAATTGTGCAGTGGCCAATGGGGATCAGAGAGGACTGCGTCCGAAGTGTTGGTACGTACCTAGAGAGGAAGATAAGGTTTGAAAGCGTATTTGACGCGTTAGGTTGGTCTATAATCTAGGCTTTTCTGTAAGTTTTAGCGTGGCTTCCTTGGCATTATTACTTAAGTTGTGGGAGAATTTTAGTAATATTAATTGATTAAAGGATTAACAATGGCAGAAGAAAAAGGATTAAAGAAACCTGTAAAGTTAAAAGCTGATCTTGCAGCAATGCTTAATGCTACAGAGTTACCAAGAACTGAAATTACAAAGAAGTTATGGGACTATATTAAAGCTAATAAATTACAAACTAAAACTGAAAATGGTGCTCCAGAGAATGCTGGAAAGTTCATTGTAGCTGATGCAACTCTTCTACCAATTTTCAAAAATACTAAGTCTACAAGTAAGTCAGGGAAGTTAACTGATTTAACAAATATGAAAGAAGGCGAGACAATCAACATGATGCAAATGGCTGCTGTTGTTGGTGCCAATATCGAAAAGTAATTTTCTAGCGCCGTTTAGGCGCTATTTTTCTATCCCGTATTTTTTCCAGATTTGATTTAATATACCTTCGCTCTTCATCTTTGTAATGAGTGAGTTCAACTCGTTTAGACTAGGTGATACATCTTTTCTAAGAAGAATAGTGTGGCGATAAATTTGATCAAACTTCTTACTTTGTAGGATTCTCTCTCTTAGTTCAGGGTTCTTGTTAAGAAAGAGATTTAGAAATGACTCCGTTACAATTGCCATTGATTCAGTATCACTTTTAAGAACTGACATGATATTTTCTTCATGAGAGTTTCCTAGCTTCATACCAAAGTACTTTTCTAGGTAACCCTTATTCGATACGAAATTAGCAAACTTATAATGAAAACCATTTATGCCATAGATAGTTTTTCCTTTTAAGGAGTCGAAGAAGCTTTGATCTCTTCCTTTTTCAACCCTGGCTATAAAGACTTCTCCTCCATTTAAAATAACTTGTGATGGTTGAATCGGCTCTTCTTGCCAGCCCCAAATAATATTCTCAAAGAAAATCATATCGTACTTTTTAGAATTAAAGTCTCTATATCTGTTCTTGGCAGTTGTTAGGACAAATTCAAATTTGTAATTACTTTGAGATTGATTGATGGTCTCAATAAGATCTAGTGTCATACCAGTTGGAATATTATTTTTGACAATGACAAAGGGCGGGAATTCATATCCTCCGACTTTTACAACTTGTCTTGCTTGCACTACTAATGAGAGAAGGAATAAAAATATAATGAATACATTTTTTATCATAAATATATTATATCAGAATTCTCTTTATTCTCACTAGTATTCTTGTGGCTTAGTAGTGCTTAGAATATAATATTCTGATGATAATTTTAACAAAGGGATGCTATGAACTTTTTAGATGAGAGAATTTTGAATTATTCAATAGATAAGTCTAGTTGTCCTAGTAAGCACTGTGATGATCTAGAGTTATTTACTAAGGAAAATCACCCTCTACACCGAATGCTTTGTGGGAAGTTGGAGGCGTCTTTATTGAAGTTTTTAATTCACCTATCAGGGGCCAAAAGTGTTCTCGAATTAGGGACATTTACAGGCTATTCCGCTTTGTCCATGGCCGAAGCACTACCAATAGATGGACGAGTTACAACTATTGATAAGAATAAGAAAATAAATGAAATAGCCTCAAAGTTTTGGAAAGAATCTAAGGATGGGGATAAAATCCGTGCTCTCTTTGGAGATGGGCTAGAGGTTTTAGAAACTTTAGATGAAGAGTTTGATCTCATTTTTATAGACGCTGACAAGAGAAATTATAAGGCCTATTTTGATAAGTGCTTATCTCTTCTTTCTAAGAGCGGTTTCATTGTTGTAGATAATGTTCTTTGGTCGGGGAGAGTAGTAGAAGAGATTGGCAAAGAGCTTGAACAAGATAAGAGTACAGAGTACCTGGTTGAGTTCAATAATTATATTTCTTCTAGAGATGATCTTGTTAAAACACTTCTTCCTATTAGAGATGGTATCTATCTGATCAAGAGAGATTCTAATGCCTAAAACTATAATAAGAAATGATGAAAGAATAATTGATAACCATAGCAAGTTGATTGGCTACCTCTTATGGTTCTTTGGCTTTCTTGGAGTTCATAGATTTTATTATGGGAAGCAGATCTCGGGAACAATTTGGCTCTTTACTGGAGGTCTTGCAGGGATTGGGTGGATTGTAGATTTCTTTTTGATTCCAAGTATGGATGATGAGACTGATATAGCTTACTGGGATGGAGATATTCAATATAACGTTGCATGGGTGCTTTTAGTTCTAGTAGGCTATTTAGGCTTTCATAGACTTTATATGGGAAAAATAGGAACAGGCATTCTCTATTTATGTACGGGTGGCTTATTTGGAATTGGGATTATTTATGATTTTTGGACTCTTAATGATCAAATAAATGAAATTAATGTGACTCGTACTAAGAGTCACATAGGTTAATATGATTGCCAGGCTTAAATACACCGTAGAGCCCGGCTTTCTTTATTTTATTACACCAGTAATTATCTTTGTCTTTAAATGTCTTTTTGAATTTGGAGCGAAAACCTAGGAAGCCTACTCTAAAAGGCATATCATACTTTCTTTCAAAAATTATATCTGCTTGATCCATATAATCTTCTCTAAACTCTTTGAGCATTCTTATTATTCTCTCTTTCACATTCTTTGAGTAGATATATTTGATTTCGACAGACATTGGCTTTTGTAATCCTAAGTCTTTGGAAAGCTCTAAGAACTCCTCTAAGGTAGGTATTTTTTGATCTGGATGATCAGTTAGATGTAGTGTTTGAAGTTGCTCATAAGTTAAGTCATGAATCCTAATGAGGTTTAACTTTCTCTTTAGATATGGAATATCATTTTCCTCGGCAATGATATCTAGAGCTTCTTTGTTCTGTTTTTTATTGATCATTCTACGAATAGTTTTGTCATGAAAGACGACAACTTCTCCGTCTTTGGTCTCTTGAATATCAAATTCTAAGTAGAGAAAGTCTTCTTCAAATTGAAGTTCATGGAGTGAATTCTCTAGAGCGATTAGAGAGTTCTCGGGCAAGTGACTATAGTATTCCTTCTTCCCTCCACCTGCGCGGTGACCAAGGTTCTTTGCAAAAATATTTGTGGATAATAGTAGAAATACTAATATGACTTTCTTCACGATAAACTCCTTCTTATAGAGGGTTTATCGGTTGAAAAAAATATTTATTTAAATAATACGACCACTACCTAATTTTAGGGGGAGAGATAAAGTAGTGGCCGTATTAATTATAATTCAGAAGTGTAAAGAGTATGAATACTCTCAACTAACTTCCCAAATTGAACTGCTGATATTTCGCCACTTCTAGCTTCATCTCCATACTCTAAGGACTCAATTGATTGAACTCTTGAGCAGACGTCTTTTCCTAGATCAGTTATGATTTCACTTGCTGCGAATCTAATGAAACTATCTTCTGAATGAATATTTGTGATTTCAAAGCAAGATAAGTCTTGGTAGAACGAAAGTGATTTCTCAGTCTTAATTTCTGCACCATGAATTGAAGAAAGACTCATCACAGTTGCAACTAATAGCATTAGCTTTTTCATATCCGATTCCTTTGCTTGGTTATTTGATAGTGGCACTTAAAAGAGCAAGTTTAGGGCCAAGTTTTAGAATATGATTTGAGAGAGTTACGCGGGTTGGTTTTAATATGAATAAACAGCTGTCTAAAGTTTAGTCATTTTCAATTAATTTGCGTCTATAGTGTTGACGAAAACACGGGTCTAAAAATAGAATATATCTTTAAACATTAACTTTACATGAGGTAAGAAAATGGCAAAGAAAAAAGCGACTAAAAAAGCTGCAACTAAGAAGAAAGCAACAAAGACAACTAAAGCATCTAAGAAAAAAGAAATGCTATTAGTTGGATCAAAGACTAAAGAAGCTCTTAAAGGGAAGGGATACAATGTATCTTCAGACACTCTAGAAGCTATGAATAACTACGTTTACTGGCTTATTGAGCAAGCTCAAAAGAAGTGTACAGCTAACGGTAGAAAGACAATCAGACCTTACGATATCTTAGCGTAATTTCAATACATTATGGGGAGTCTTTCTCCCCATAAATTTTATATCCTTTCCTTAATATAATCTCAATTTCTAACACAATCTTCATATTTGAATTCATGTTATCTGTTAAAATCCGAAGGTATACCTATAAGGAGAATCTATATGAATTTAAAGATACGACTCATCCTCTGCTTTTTAGCAGTAGGTATCATTCCTTTTGCAATCTCTAGTTACATCGCGGTTGATAAGAGTTCTGAAGCTATAGTAAGTGAAGTTCATGAAAAAATTAAAGCAACAAAGAGCTTAAAAGAGCAACAATTAGAAAATCTCTTTTCTAGGTGGTACTCAAATGCTGAATTGTTATCAGCTTCAAGAAAGTTACAAGATATTTTTGTAAGAGCGGATGAAGAGTCATGGGCGTCAGTATCTAAGTATCAAGAGTACTTTGAGAGTGTTGCTAAGAATTCTCTCTTTGATGACTTTGCTCTTGTGACTAATGAAGGAAGAATTTTAGGAGCAGCCAAGAATGAAGCTCTAAGAAATTTGAATATGAATGAATTTGAAGGGACTCCATTATTTAAAGTATGGAATGAAGTTAAGCAGCACGAAGAGAATGAATATGTTGGTTATGCTTCATTGGAAAAGTATCCACTTTTTGAAAATACCTTTCATTCATTCTTAGTTGTGAAGTTTGCTAAGAATTCTTCTGATAGAGGAAGGTGGCTAAAGGGAGAGAGTATTGGAACACTGATCTTAATGATTCCAAATTCTCAGATTGATAAAGTTGCTAATAATAGAATTGGTATGGGAGATACGGGAGAAACGTACCTTGTCTCTAAGAAAGAGAGTGGTGAGACCATTTATGCCTCAAATAGAGTTGTTAAAAATGGACCTATTGGAGATTCTAAGAAAGGTTCTACTATAACAAGAATTTTCAAAGAGAAGACTGAGTTTAATGTTACAAAAGTTGGTTCAACAGGAGTGACAGAGATTGCTTATGCTTCTCTTTTTAAATTTAGAAATACTGAGCTTGCAATGTTTTCAACTCAGTCTCAAGACGAAGCTTTAACTTCAGTAGCTGAGTTTAAGAAATTAATAGGTGTTTTATCGATTGTCTTCTGTGTTGCAATCTTCATTGTAGCGGCAGGAATTGGGAATATGATCTCTAAGCCAATTTTGGCCATTAGTGATAGGTTATTTAGAAATGCAGAAGATGTTTCAAATGCTTCAAAGGAAATTGCGAGCTCAAGCTCAAGACTTTCATCTGCTACTACAGAGCAGGCGGCAGGTCTACAGGAAACCGTTTCATCGGTAGATGAAATAAGTGCAATGATTGATAGAAATACTGATGCTTCTAATGAGTCGAAGAAAGCTTCTGAGGAGAGTCGACAAGTTGCAGTTGAAGGTAAGCAGACAATTTCAGAAATGATTGAGGCCATTAATGATATTAACGAAAGTAACTCTCAAATTACTGGAGAGATGAGTGAATCAAATAAGAGAATTTCAGATATTGTTGTTCTCATAAAAGAGATAGGTGAAAAAACAAATGTAATTAATGATATTGTTTTTCAAACGAAGCTTCTCTCCTTCAATGCTTCAGTTGAAGCGGCAAGAGCAGGAGAGCATGGAAAAGGTTTTGCTGTTGTGGCCGAAGAAGTTGGAAACCTTGCTAATATGTCGGGGAAGGCAGCTGAAGAGATCTCTGAGATGTTAGAGGGAAGTGTAAAGACTGTTGAGGAGATTATCAGCTCGACTTCTCAAAAAGTTGATGGACTTATTACTAAGGGAAGAACGACTGTTGAAAGAGGAGCAAGTCTCGCTAATAAGTGTGGTGATGCCCTAGATAGAATTGTTGATAATGTTTCTCGAGTTAACGCTCAGGTAACGGAAATAGCAAACGCTTCAGTAGAGCAATCTCAAGGTGTTCAAGAAATTAATGTTGCCATGAAGCAACTTGATGAAGTGACTCATTTGAATAATCAAATCTCAAATGAAGCTAATACACAAGCAGATGCTCTAGAAGGGCAATCAAGAATTCTCTTTGAAGAAGTTGTTAAGTTGATGAGTGTTGTTAATGGTAACAAGAAACAAATTGAAAGTAGTGATCAGATGAACTCAGGAGAGTCGAAACCTCCGAGTGAATTCGATATGGTTTCATAGAGATTCTTGTTCATTCGCTTCTTTCGAAGTTTCATTGACGAGTGTTTTGTGAGTTCCTATAATATTTATAATTAGGAGCTCACATTGAAAAAGTTAATTTATATATTAGTATTCATCATCACATCATGTTCTACTTCCCAAAAAGTCACTCAATTGAGTGAGCAGGAAAAAGAGCTAGAGTCGATTAAATTTCCAAAGCCTTTACATACAACTATTGAAAACGGTGCTGTAAAAAAAGCGCAGTTTATTTATCCGTTTCAAAGAATTAAGGCTTCTCTCTTTTGTGGTGGACATGAGATTGCACTGGGGACACCTAAGGATGGACTAGCAACAGTCTATATCTCTTCATCAAGACATAAGACAGAGGGAAATATTTGGTGTGAGTACCGCTTTAACTTAGGGAAAGTTGAAAAGAAAATCCCTGTTGCCAAGTATTCAATTGTAAATGCGAATTACCCTTTAAGAAAGTTAACGGTACCTAAAAAGTACGCCAAGCTTAGCGATGAAGCTATTGAGAGATGGAAGAGAGAAAGTGCGCATATGGAGAAGGTGTATGCAGAAGTTATAACTGACCACGCTCTCTTTGATTCTCCCTTTAAGAAGCCTCTAAACTCTAAGATCACGGCTAAGTATGGCTCCAAAAGACTTTTCAATGATATGAAGCACTCTTGGCACTCTGGAATTGATTTTAGGGCCCGTATTGGAACTAAGATTCCATCAGCAAATAGAGGTAAAGTAATATTGGCCAGAGATCATTTCTTTACAGGTAAAACAGTGATTATCGATCACGGTATGGGAATTCTCACTATGTACTGTCATTTAAGTAAGTTTAAAGTGGTTGAGGGAGATATTATACCAAAGGGTGGAATCATTGCCCTGTCTGGAAATACAGGGCGCTCAAGCGGTCCTCATCTACATTGGGGAGTGAGAGTGAATGGCCATTGGGTTAATGGATTCACTCTACTCAATGAGGGAATTTAGTATTTTACAACTAGAAATGTTCCTGCAAATAAAAGGACTGCTCCACCAAGTCGGTATAGATTTATTGGCTTAATTGGCAGTCCTAGAACTCCATAATGATCTAGAATTAAACTCATTAATAATTGACCAGCAATAATAAGTGAAATCCAAGCTGTTGATCCAATCTTTGGAACTGCGATAATCGCGGCAAAGACAAAGCAACTTCCAAGTAGCCCCCCTGTAAGTAGAAAGGGGTTTACAGACGCTAGGTTTGCAATAGATGGAAACTTCACTGGGCCAAAGAGCATAAATAATAGAAAGACTAAAAAACCACCAGTAAAAGAAATGAAGGCCGCAATAAGTGGGTGACCAATTTCTGATGAAAGCTTAGAGTTAATGATGGCCTGAAAGGGAACTAAGAGTCCTGCACAGATACCAAGAATTGAAAAATATACTTTATACATTTGTTATCCTTTTTTATTGATTCTTTTTGAGTTTGGAAGCTAGAGATACAATACTTCTTGCTTCTAGTAAAAGTTATGAGAAAATATAGTTATAATTTTCCGGAGTTTAAATGTCTATTAATCTAATTCTACTCTCACTAATAATTATTGCACTAGGAATTATTATTCATAAGCTTTACTTTAAACATGACTCGTTTGATGTCAGAGAGAGCCTCTATCAATTTAAAGAGCAGTTAATTGAAAAATTCAGTAACGATACTTTAGAGAGACAAGCTGGTCTCGATAGATTTAAAGATGACTTATTAGAAAAACAGCAAAAGAGTATGCTGGAGTTGAGTAAGGTTATTGAGTCGAGGTTAGATGCAATTTCGTCAAAGGTTCAAGAGAATTTAGAAAAAGGCTTTAAGAAATCAAATGAAACTTTTCAAGGCGTAATTGAAAGACTTGCTAAAATAGATGAAGCCCAAAAGAAAATAGAGTCACTATCAACGAATGTTGTTTCTCTACAAGATGTACTGACGGATAAGAAGAGTCGTGGGATTTTTGGTGAAGTTCAACTAGGGAATCTTTTGAGTTCAGTCTTTGGTGAGAGAAATGAAAAAGTTTATAAGA
Proteins encoded in this window:
- a CDS encoding M23 family metallopeptidase, whose product is MKKLIYILVFIITSCSTSQKVTQLSEQEKELESIKFPKPLHTTIENGAVKKAQFIYPFQRIKASLFCGGHEIALGTPKDGLATVYISSSRHKTEGNIWCEYRFNLGKVEKKIPVAKYSIVNANYPLRKLTVPKKYAKLSDEAIERWKRESAHMEKVYAEVITDHALFDSPFKKPLNSKITAKYGSKRLFNDMKHSWHSGIDFRARIGTKIPSANRGKVILARDHFFTGKTVIIDHGMGILTMYCHLSKFKVVEGDIIPKGGIIALSGNTGRSSGPHLHWGVRVNGHWVNGFTLLNEGI
- a CDS encoding DMT family transporter, encoding MYKVYFSILGICAGLLVPFQAIINSKLSSEIGHPLIAAFISFTGGFLVFLLFMLFGPVKFPSIANLASVNPFLLTGGLLGSCFVFAAIIAVPKIGSTAWISLIIAGQLLMSLILDHYGVLGLPIKPINLYRLGGAVLLFAGTFLVVKY